The Mauremys reevesii isolate NIE-2019 linkage group 1, ASM1616193v1, whole genome shotgun sequence genome has a segment encoding these proteins:
- the PLCXD1 gene encoding PI-PLC X domain-containing protein 1 isoform X2, translated as MEATSQRSSHLCHENGDWMSHLPENLWDVPLHNLSLPGSHDTMTYCLDKNSDISVNESKLLQVIDKCMPCIIHPIIMKWSITQDILWEILKWLQAHPQEVVILACRNFDGLTKELHHHLISCIKKIFHSKLCPKDVVPTLRNMWRYRYQVIISYEDVTEVMNHRELWPAIPYWWGNKTAARDLIQYLERMKKNGRPDCFFVAGINLTSDLEYILAHPFGSLKKMALSSLPYLKLWIKQQYPGPKRDCINIIAGDFIGNYDFVKDVIELNKKIIPPLQYLGNETELKDVS; from the exons ATGGAAGCCACTTCGCAAAGGTCCAGTCATCTGTGCCATGAAAATGGTGACTGGATGTCACACCTGCCAGAAAATCTCTGGGATGTTCCTCTCCATAATTTATCCCTTCCAG GGAGCCATGACACTATGACTTACTGTTTGGATAAAAACTCTGATATAAGTGTCAATGAATCAAAGCTGTTGCAGGTGATAGATAAATGTATGCCCTGCATCATACATCCTATTATTATGAAGTGGTCTATAACACAG GATATTCTGTGGGAAATTTTAAAGTGGTTGCAGGCCCATCCTCAGGAGGTCGTTATCCTTGCCTGCAGGAATTTTGATGGATTGACCAAGGAACTTCATCATCATCTTATCTCCTGCATAAAAAAGATTTTTCATTCTAAACTGTGTCCAAAAGAT GTGGTTCCAACGCTACGGAACATGTGGAGATATCGGTACCAGGTTATCATCTCCTATGAGGATGTGACTGAAGTAATGAATCACCGTGAACTATGGCCTGCAATTCCATATTGGTGGGGAAACAAGACTGCAGCCCGAGATCTTATCCAGTATCTGGAACGTATGAAAAAGAATGGGCGCCCAG actGTTTCTTTGTTGCAGGGATTAACCTTACTTCAGACTTAGAGTACATTCTGGCACATCCATTTGGATCCTTGAAGAAAATGGCCCTTTCTAGCCTTCCATACTTGAAACTCTGGATAAAGCAACAGTATCCAGGACCAAAGAGGGACTGTATCAACATCATTGCTGGAGACTTCATAGGAAATTATGATTTTGTAAAAGACGTGATAGAACTTAACAAGAAAATCATCCCTCCATTACAATACCTTGGTAATGAGACTGAATTAAAGGATGTTTCATGA
- the PLCXD1 gene encoding PI-PLC X domain-containing protein 1 isoform X1, producing the protein MEATSQRSSHLCHENGDWMSHLPENLWDVPLHNLSLPGSHDTMTYCLDKNSDISVNESKLLQVIDKCMPCIIHPIIMKWSITQVLNVSKQLDAGIRYLDFRIAHKPDDSSMNLYFVHMVYTTAVVEDILWEILKWLQAHPQEVVILACRNFDGLTKELHHHLISCIKKIFHSKLCPKDVVPTLRNMWRYRYQVIISYEDVTEVMNHRELWPAIPYWWGNKTAARDLIQYLERMKKNGRPDCFFVAGINLTSDLEYILAHPFGSLKKMALSSLPYLKLWIKQQYPGPKRDCINIIAGDFIGNYDFVKDVIELNKKIIPPLQYLGNETELKDVS; encoded by the exons ATGGAAGCCACTTCGCAAAGGTCCAGTCATCTGTGCCATGAAAATGGTGACTGGATGTCACACCTGCCAGAAAATCTCTGGGATGTTCCTCTCCATAATTTATCCCTTCCAG GGAGCCATGACACTATGACTTACTGTTTGGATAAAAACTCTGATATAAGTGTCAATGAATCAAAGCTGTTGCAGGTGATAGATAAATGTATGCCCTGCATCATACATCCTATTATTATGAAGTGGTCTATAACACAG GTACTAAATGTGTCAAAACAACTGGATGCCGGGATTAGATATTTGGATTTTAGGATTGCTCACAAGCCTGATGACTCTTCTATGAATTTGTACTTTGTGCACATGGTGTACACAACGGCTGTAGTAGAG GATATTCTGTGGGAAATTTTAAAGTGGTTGCAGGCCCATCCTCAGGAGGTCGTTATCCTTGCCTGCAGGAATTTTGATGGATTGACCAAGGAACTTCATCATCATCTTATCTCCTGCATAAAAAAGATTTTTCATTCTAAACTGTGTCCAAAAGAT GTGGTTCCAACGCTACGGAACATGTGGAGATATCGGTACCAGGTTATCATCTCCTATGAGGATGTGACTGAAGTAATGAATCACCGTGAACTATGGCCTGCAATTCCATATTGGTGGGGAAACAAGACTGCAGCCCGAGATCTTATCCAGTATCTGGAACGTATGAAAAAGAATGGGCGCCCAG actGTTTCTTTGTTGCAGGGATTAACCTTACTTCAGACTTAGAGTACATTCTGGCACATCCATTTGGATCCTTGAAGAAAATGGCCCTTTCTAGCCTTCCATACTTGAAACTCTGGATAAAGCAACAGTATCCAGGACCAAAGAGGGACTGTATCAACATCATTGCTGGAGACTTCATAGGAAATTATGATTTTGTAAAAGACGTGATAGAACTTAACAAGAAAATCATCCCTCCATTACAATACCTTGGTAATGAGACTGAATTAAAGGATGTTTCATGA